One Burkholderia gladioli genomic window, GTCCTGCGGCGCGGGATCGGGCAGCCAGCTCAGGTCGTCGAAGCCCTTGAACAGGTAGCCCCCGTCGCCCTCGGCGGCGCCGTAGCCGAAGTGCTTGTAGGCCAGGCCGTTGCTGTAGAGCGAGACCACCGCCGTGCTGCGCACCGTCTCGAAGAACGGCGTGCCGGCGAGCGCGGCGGTGTCCTTGGCCTGCGCGGCGCCTTCCTGTTTGCTCCAGTCGCCGTCGGCCGCCTTCGCGTCGAGTTGCCTGACGCCATCGGCGAGTTGCCGACGCGTGGCGGCATCCTTGCGCGCCTTGGCGTCGAGATCCTTCACCACCAGCGCGTAGACGGCATCGTCGAGCGACGGATGCGGGTAGATCTGTCGCGTCAGCGCCAGCAGCACCGCGCCCTGGTGCATGTCCAGGCCTTGCAGCTCCAGGGCCCAGACCCGGCTCGGCGCCAGCGCCGCCAGCGACGAGGACAGCGCCAGCGTGCCGATCAGCACGCCGCTTCCCTTGAGCAGCTCGCGGCGCGTGAGCGCGATACGCCGCGGGCCTTCCGCTTCGGCCGGCCCCTGGCGGGCGATGCCGATGGTTTTGCCTTTCATGTGCGTCTCCTTGATTGCGGGCACGGTGTTGCTTGTTGTTGGTCTTGTTCTGATGCGGTGATGCGGTGATGCGGTGATGCGGTGATGCGGTGATGCGGTGATGCGGGCCGCTTGCCGATCAGCGGTAGTGGCCGTGTCGTTCCAGTACCTCGATCTTGTAGCCGTCCGGATCCTCGATGAAGAAGAAGCGGGCGATCAGTTCGCCCCGGCCGTCGCGGAACTCCTTGAGATCCTTCGGCTGCATGCCGAGCGAGATCAGCCGCGCGCGCTCGGCGGCCGCGTCGTCCACCACGAAGGCGACATGGCCGTAGCCGTCGCCATGCGTGTAGGCCGGCTCGCGGCCCTTGTTCCAGGTGAGCTCGAGTTCGGCCTCGGCCTCGGCATTGCGCAGGTAGACCAGCGAGAAATCGTCGAAGTCGAGCCGGTGCGAGGGCAGCAGCCCGAAGGCCGCCTCGTAGAACGCGAGCGAACGATCGAGCTCGCGCACGCGCACCATGGTGTGGATCAGCTTGGCCATGCGGTGCTCTCCTGGAGGCGCGATGCACATGCCGGGTAAGGCGTGGAAGCGCGCCGGCGCGCGCGTGAAGTCGGTGCCGTTGCCGCGGCGCATCGGCCGGCGATGATGGGGTGGCGTCTTGCCATGTCTGGCTCCTTGGCGTGAATGGAAGGGCGGGCCGTCACGCGCGCCTCACTTCGGCCCGAGCGTGACGATGTAGGCGGCGAGGTCGTCGATGTCCTGGTCGGACAGGCCCTGCGCCATCGACTGCATCATCTGGGCGGTGCCGCCGTTGCGCTGGCCGCTCTTGTAGGCGCGCAGGGCGGCGGCCAGGTAGGCCGCGTTCTGGCCGCCGATCTTCGGGAAGGCGGGCGAGGTGGGCAGGCTGCCGTTCGCGCCGTGGCAGGCCACGCAGGCGCCGAACCGGGCCTGGCCCTGGGCGGGATTGCCTACCGCCTGCGCGCCGCCGGCCGCGCCCAGGCAGGCGAGCGCCAGCAGGGCCGGCGCGAGCCGTCGAGACGATGCACACGAAATACCTGAAGCCGCGCTGCGACGAATTCGAATCATGCTTTGTCCTGTTCTCGTGGGGATGGGCCATGCATGAACGCCAGCGTAGCGAGCGCGGCCGCGGGGCTGGTAATACATGGCTAAATCCTGCCTAGGGGTTTCCCGCATGAACGTGTCGCACGCGCCGGACCTTGCTGCGCAGCAGCGAGGCTGCGTGTTTGCCCCGATGTCCGGCAGGGTAGTCTCCTTCTAAGATTCTGGATACAGAGTTCGGCATTCCGTAGACGAATAATCGAACCACCTCCCCAACCGTCGAGACAGTCCCCAGGAAGGCAGCGCGATGAAGATGCCGGAGTTTCTGTTTGGCCGATCCCCCCGCCACCAACACGAGGCCTCGTTCCTGCTCGGCGAAACCGGTTTTTCCTTCCCGCGGGCCGCGCGTCCCGCCGCCCCGCTCGATGGCTGGATGCAAGGGGTGCTGCCCGAAGCGGCGCGCGAGTTGCTCGCGCGGCACGGCATGCCGGTCGATGGCGAGACGCTGGACTGCCGGTGCCTCGATCGCGACGAATTGGGCGAGATCGAATCCGCGTGGCTGCTGCTACGCGCGGCCCCGGGCCTATTGTCGATCGTGGTGCGCGACGCGCGCGCCTGCGAGCCGGCGCGCCTGCGCGAGGACATGGCGCGCGCGGTGGCCCGGGCGCAGCGCTATCGAGCCTCGGCCGCCATCGTGTTCGTGCAGGAAACACCGGCCGACGAGGCGCCGCGCCATCCCGATGCGCTGCGCCTCGCCTTCGGCAGCGACGCGACGCCTTCCGATCGCCTGCATGCGGGCACGCCCGAAGCCGGCCTTTCCACCTGGTTCGGCCGCCTCTCTCCCCGCCGCGCCAGGCAATAAGCCCCTTTCCGCCACCCCCCCTTTCCTCCCTGCGGCGTCGCGCGGCATGCGCGACGCATGGCCCGGCCATGCTGGTAAGCTACGGTATTCTGTATCCACCGATGCCGTGACCATGCCAGCCAAACTCGTGAAAATCCAGGCGCGTACCGACTACGTCGACGAGGTCTATCGCGTCCTGCTCGACGCGATCAGCGAAGGCTCGATCGCGCCGGGTACGCGTATCGTCCAGGAGGAGATCGCCGAGCAGCTGGCCGTGTCGCGCTCGCCGGTGCTGCAGGCGTTCCGGCTGCTCAAGAAGGACGGGCTGGTGGAGGATGCGCCGGGCCGCGGCCTGCAGGTCGCGCCGCTCGACGCCGAGCGCATCGGCCATCTCTACGAGCTGCGCGGCGCGCTCGACAGCCTGGCCGCGCGCCTGGCCGCGCGCAAGCAGGTCAAGCTCGACAAGTCGCTGATCGCCAACGGCCGCAAGCTCTCGAAGGGCAACGACATCAAGGCCATGATCGAGGCCGACATGGCCTTCCACAGCGCCATCTACGCGGCCTCGGGCAATCCGCTGATCGTCGACAACGCGCGCCTGCACTGGATGCTGCTGCGCCGCGTGATGGGCGCCGTGCACCAGGTGGTGGGCCAGCGCAAGACGGTGTGGGACGAGCACGCCGCGATCGCCGAGGCGATCGCGGCCGGCGACGAGGAACTGGCCGCGCGGCTCAGCGTGCAGCACACCGAATTCGCGCGCGAGAACCTGGTGCGCCACATGAGCGAAGCGGTGGCCTGATCGCGCGCGGCTGCTGCCACGCGCCCGCGCTTCAGCGCCTCGGCGAATTCACCAGGCTCGGCGGCACCAGCAGCACCAGCGCGCCGCCGACGAGCAAACTGACCGACAACACCAGCACCCCCGCCCCCGCCGAGCCTGTCGCGTTCTTGATCACGCCAATCAGCGACGGGCTGACCACCCCCGAGATACTCCCCACCGAATTGGCCAGCGCCAGGCCCGCCGCGGCCGCGGCACCGCCCAGGAAGGCCGGCGGCAGCACCCAGAACTGCGAGATGGTGGTCATCACGCCCATCGTGCCGATCGTCAGGCCGATCATGGCCAGCACGGTGGAATTCGCGAACAGCACGCTGATCGCCAGCCCGATCGCACCCGCCAGCCCCGGCACGATCAGATGCCAGCGCCGCTCGCCATGGCGGTCGGAGCTCTGGCTCACCACGATCATCGCCACCGCGCCTGCCGCGTAGGGCACCGCCGTGAGCAGCCCGACGTCGAGCGGATCCGACACGCCGCTGGCCTTGATCAGGGTCGGCAGCCAGAAGCTCACGCCGTACAGGCCCATGGTGTAGAAGAAGTAGATGCCGCTGACCAGCAGGATCTTGCGGTTCAGCAGGCCGTCCATCACCGAATGCAGCGCGCTCCTGGGCGCCTCCTCGCGCAGCTTGCGCTCGATCGCGGCCTTCTGGCCGTCGTCGAGCCAGCGCGCGTCCTGGATCCGGTCGTCGAGGAAGAAGAAGGCGATCACGCCGAGCACGATGGTGGGCAGCCCCTCCAGCAGGAACAGCCACTGCCAGCCGGCCAGGCCGTGCGCGCCGCCGAGCTGGGTCATCAGCCAGCCCGACAGCGGCCCGCCGATCACGCCCGACATGGGGATGCCCGTCATGAACAGCGCGGTGACCTTGGAGCGCCGCGAGGACGGGAACCAGTAGGTCAGGTAGAGCACGATGGCCGGGAAGAAGCCGGCCTCGGCCACGCCGAGCAGGAAGCGCATCACGTAGAACTGCATCGGCGTGTGCACGAACATCATGCCCGCCGACAGGAAGCCCCAGGTCACCATGATCCGCGCGATCCAGCGGCGCGGGCCGACCCTCAGCAGCAACAGGTTGCTCGGCACCTCGAACAGCAGGTAGCCGATGAAGAACACGCTCGCGCCGAAGCCGTAGATGGCCTCGTTGAAACCGAGATCGCCGAGCATCTGCAGCTTGGCGAAGGCGACGTTGATGCGGTCGAGATAGGCGGCGAGGTAGCAGAGAAACAGGAACGGCACGAGCCGCAGCGTGGCTTTCGCGAACGCCGAGGACTCGCCGCCTTCGAGGAAGGCGGCCTGGCTGGGGGAATTCATGCTTGTCTCCTGAGGGGCCTTGCGGTTGCCGCGGCGGCGCGCCCTTTGCGGGTCTGTCTGCGCCGCCCGGTGCTCGGCCGAAGCGGCGTGCGGCCGCCTCGGCAATCGGGACGACTCGCGCGCGTCAGTCGAACATGTCGTGCTGGGTGGCGAGCAGGTCGTTCCAGATGGTCTGGAAATGCAGCCAGCCGATGTAGTCGCTGCCGACGTGCTCGCGGCTGTAGCGCGCGCGCTCCGGCGTGACCTCGCGCGGCACGATGCCGGTGGCCTCGATCATCAGTTGCTGCTGGCAGCAGCGCTCCAGCGCGATGAACCAGAACGCGGCCGAGTCGATGCTGTGGCGGCTCGCGGTGAGCAGGCCGTGGTTCTGGTGGATCGCCGCCTTCACGCCGGCGAAGGCATTGGCGACCTTGTTGCCGCCCTTCACCTCCACCGCCACCTTGCCGGCCTCGTCGCCGATCACCACGTGGTCCTCGTAGAACGCGGCGGCGTCCTGCGAGATCGGCGCGAGCGGCTTGCCGAGCGAGGCGAAGGCGGTGCCATGAACGGTATGCGCGTGGCACATCGCGACGATGTCGGGATGCTGCTCGTGCACCGCGGCGTGCAGCACGAAGCCGGCGCGATTGATCGCGTACTCGCCCTCCACCACGGTGCCGCGATGATCGGCGCAGATCAGGTTCGAGAGCTTCACCTGCGAGAAATGCACGGCCATCGGGTTGGTCCAGTAAAGGCCCGGATGCTCGGGATCGCGCACCGTCAGGTGGCCGGCGAAACCGTAGTCGAAACCCTGCAGCGCGAAGGCGCGGCAGGCGGCCACCAGGCGCTCCTTCAGATGGCGGCGATGCGCGTCGAGCGAATCGAACTCGGGCAGCTCGGGGAAGATCAAGCCCTCCTGCTCGGGCTGGTAGATCGACACCTTGCCGGGCTTCAGGATCGATTCGGCGGGACGTTCTGCGACCGTGGACATGGGACTGCCTCCTTCAAAGACCTTGATTGAAAAAAAACGGCACGGACCGGGTCCGATCCCTTCATGCTCCGCGCCGCTCGATGCGTTGACAAACGATGGCTGTTCATACAAACATGAATCCCGTTCATACCTGGAGGCGTGCATGAGAAGGATCCCGAACTTCGTACTGCTTAGAGCCTTCGAAGCGACCGCGCGGCTCAAGAGCTTCACGCGTGCCGCCGAGGAGCTGCACCTCACGCAGTCGGCGATCAGCCACCAGGTGCGCGAGCTCGAGGAGCACGTCGGCCGCCGGCTGCTGACGCGCCGCCACCGCGCGGTCGAGACCACGCCCGAGGGCGCGCGCCTGCAGCACAATCTTGCGCGCGTGTTCGACGTGATCGAGGCCGCCTGCGACGAGGTCAGCCTCGCGCCCGCCGCGCAGGTGCTGGCACTGCACAGCGCGCCGAGCTTCGCGGCCAAGTGGCTCGGCCCGCGCCTGCCGCAGTTCATGCGCGACCATCCCGACATCACGATCCGCCTGTCCTCGGGCGCCGAGCCGATCGACCTGCGGCGCGATCGCGAGATCGACGTGGCCATCTCCTATGGCCGGGCGATCGAAGCGCCCGAGCTCGTCACGCTGGCCATGGGCGAGGAACGCATCGCGCCGATGTGCTCGCCCTCCCTGCTCGCGCCGGGCGCGGAGCCGCGCGAGCTGATCCGGCGCCTGACGCTGATCGATTCGCAACTGAGCCGCATCGGCTGGGCCGACTGGTTCGCCGGCAACGGGCTGGTGCTGCCGAGCCGCGCCCGCCCCTCCTTCGATCGCGCCGCGCTGGCCTTGTCGGCGGCCGTCGACGGGCTGGGCGTCGCGCTCGAAACCACCCGCCTGGCCGAACGCGAACTGTCGCGCGGCGATCTCGTGGTGCTCGGCGAGGACAGCTTCGTGCCGCTCCATCGCGCCACGCACTTCCTCTCCTACCGCGAGGACGAGCGCGATACCGACAAGGTCCGTCGCTTCGTCGACTGGCTGCTCGACGCGGCGCGCCTCGCCACGTCCTGAGCCAGCGTCGCGCGATCGCCTCTTCATCCGCTCATGGCGCCGCGCCCTCCACTTCCAGCACCGCCCGCAACTCCGCCACCAGATGCGCATGCGCGCGATGCGTATGCAGCTCCGACAACTGCGCCGCGCGTTCGGCCTCGCCGGCCTCGATCGCCTCGGCGATCGCCGCGTGCTCGTCCCAGATCGAGGCGCGCTGGCCGGATACCTGCAGCATCGCCCCCATCACGCGGCGCAGATGCACCCAATGCACGCGCGCCGTCTCCCCGATCAGCGGATTGCCCGAAGCCGCGTAGACGCCGAAATGAAAGGCCATGTCCGCGTCGATCATGGCGCCCATCTCGCCTTGCGAGGAAGCCAGCCGCCCGCGCGCGAGCAGCCCCGCGTCGAGCCGCGCCCCGCGCCGCGTGGCCAGCCTCGCCGCGAGCGAATCGAGCGTGCCGCGGATCTCGTAGAGATGGCTGAGCCAGCCCGCGTCGAGCGGCGCGATCAGCACGCCGCGTCCCGGCGCGTCCTGCACCAGCCCGTCCTTCTTCAGGAGGCGCAGCGCCTGCAGCACCGGCGAGCGCGACACCGCCAGGCGCTCGGCGATCTCCTCCTGCGTGATGCGCGTGCCCGGCGCCAGCGTGCCGTCGCAGATCGCGTCGGCCAGCGCCTGGTAGACGGCGTCCACGTAGTCGGTTCGCGTCGGAATCCTCAGCAGCTTCGATGCCATGTGTGCCTCCTTGCCGAGCGACCGCCGACGACGAGCCGGCGAGGGAACGACGGGCGTTCAGAGGTCGAGCACCAGATGCGTGCCGATCGGGCGCGAGACGCAGGCCGTCAGGTATTCGCGGCGCTCGTCCTCGCCGAGGATGAAGTCGTTGTGCTCGACCTCGCCCTCCAGGTAGCGCAGCTTGCAGGTCGCGCAAAGGCCCGCGCAGCACGAGGTGGGCACGGCCACGCCGGCCTCGCCGAGCGCGTCGGCCAGGCTTTGCCCGGGCCGCAGCAGGATCACCTGCCCGGTGCTGGCGATGCGTACCTCGCATTCGCCGGCGCCGGCAGCCTCGCGCTTCGGCAGCTCGGGCGCCTTGAAGTGCTCGAAGTGCACGCTGCCCTTCGGCCAGTGCGCGGCGGCCTCGGCGCAGGCGGCCATGAAACCGGCCGGCCCGCAGTAATAGAGCTGGGTGCCCGGCTCCGGCTCGGCGAGCAGGCGCGGCAGGTCGATCCGCTGGCCGTCGGGGCCGTCGTCGAAGTGATAGTGCAGCCGGCCGGCACGCCGCATCGCTTCGAGCTCGGCGCCGAAGGCGGCGGCCTCGCGGCTGCGCGCGCAGTAATGCAGCGCAAAGTCGATGCCGCGGCTTTCCAGTTCATGCGCCATCGCCTTGAGCGGCGTCACGCCGATGCCGCCGGCCAGCAGCAGCACCTTGCGCGCCCCGCCCGCCAGCGCGAAATGATTGCGCGGGCGGCTGACCGTGACGAGGTCGCCGGCGCGCAATTGCTCGTGCACGGCACGCGAGCCGCCGCGCCCGCTCTCGTCCTTGAGCACCGCGATCAGGTAGCGGTGCCGCTCGCCCGGCGCGTTGCACAGCGAATACTGGCGAATCAGGGCCGGCTTCAGGTGGATGTCGATATGCGCGCCGGCCTCGAAGGGCGGCAGCGCCTCGCCGGTGGGGTGCCTCAGTTCGTACGAATTGATGCCGCGGCCTTCGTAGCGGATCTGCCCGACGCGCAGCACCATCGTGCCGCCGGCCGCCGCATCGCTCGCGGCTTCTCCGGCGTCCGTCACGACGCGTTCGGTTTCTGCGATTTCCATGTGATGTCCTCGAGGAGCGAACGGCCGGCCCGTGCCTTGCCGTTCGCGATGCGTCCCGGCCTCAGCGCTTGAGCGAGCCTTCGAGCTCGTCGAAGCGGCCGCGGACGAATTCGGCGCGAGCCTGGCCCGTCATGCTCTCGCTCTGCGTCAGGATCTCGATCACCGACTTCAGCACCTGGCGCCGGCGCCTCACTTCCTCCTCGACGGTCTCGCCCTCGGCGATCTCGAACACGTTGCCCGAGCAATAGCTGTTCGGCGCGCCGGCCATCTCGCGCAGCCACTCGGCGAAAC contains:
- a CDS encoding twin-arginine translocation signal domain-containing protein, which gives rise to MKGKTIGIARQGPAEAEGPRRIALTRRELLKGSGVLIGTLALSSSLAALAPSRVWALELQGLDMHQGAVLLALTRQIYPHPSLDDAVYALVVKDLDAKARKDAATRRQLADGVRQLDAKAADGDWSKQEGAAQAKDTAALAGTPFFETVRSTAVVSLYSNGLAYKHFGYGAAEGDGGYLFKGFDDLSWLPDPAPQDSGPVPAA
- a CDS encoding VOC family protein yields the protein MAKLIHTMVRVRELDRSLAFYEAAFGLLPSHRLDFDDFSLVYLRNAEAEAELELTWNKGREPAYTHGDGYGHVAFVVDDAAAERARLISLGMQPKDLKEFRDGRGELIARFFFIEDPDGYKIEVLERHGHYR
- a CDS encoding c-type cytochrome, with the translated sequence MIRIRRSAASGISCASSRRLAPALLALACLGAAGGAQAVGNPAQGQARFGACVACHGANGSLPTSPAFPKIGGQNAAYLAAALRAYKSGQRNGGTAQMMQSMAQGLSDQDIDDLAAYIVTLGPK
- a CDS encoding GntR family transcriptional regulator — encoded protein: MPAKLVKIQARTDYVDEVYRVLLDAISEGSIAPGTRIVQEEIAEQLAVSRSPVLQAFRLLKKDGLVEDAPGRGLQVAPLDAERIGHLYELRGALDSLAARLAARKQVKLDKSLIANGRKLSKGNDIKAMIEADMAFHSAIYAASGNPLIVDNARLHWMLLRRVMGAVHQVVGQRKTVWDEHAAIAEAIAAGDEELAARLSVQHTEFARENLVRHMSEAVA
- a CDS encoding MFS transporter, with protein sequence MNSPSQAAFLEGGESSAFAKATLRLVPFLFLCYLAAYLDRINVAFAKLQMLGDLGFNEAIYGFGASVFFIGYLLFEVPSNLLLLRVGPRRWIARIMVTWGFLSAGMMFVHTPMQFYVMRFLLGVAEAGFFPAIVLYLTYWFPSSRRSKVTALFMTGIPMSGVIGGPLSGWLMTQLGGAHGLAGWQWLFLLEGLPTIVLGVIAFFFLDDRIQDARWLDDGQKAAIERKLREEAPRSALHSVMDGLLNRKILLVSGIYFFYTMGLYGVSFWLPTLIKASGVSDPLDVGLLTAVPYAAGAVAMIVVSQSSDRHGERRWHLIVPGLAGAIGLAISVLFANSTVLAMIGLTIGTMGVMTTISQFWVLPPAFLGGAAAAAGLALANSVGSISGVVSPSLIGVIKNATGSAGAGVLVLSVSLLVGGALVLLVPPSLVNSPRR
- a CDS encoding class II aldolase/adducin family protein; this encodes MSTVAERPAESILKPGKVSIYQPEQEGLIFPELPEFDSLDAHRRHLKERLVAACRAFALQGFDYGFAGHLTVRDPEHPGLYWTNPMAVHFSQVKLSNLICADHRGTVVEGEYAINRAGFVLHAAVHEQHPDIVAMCHAHTVHGTAFASLGKPLAPISQDAAAFYEDHVVIGDEAGKVAVEVKGGNKVANAFAGVKAAIHQNHGLLTASRHSIDSAAFWFIALERCCQQQLMIEATGIVPREVTPERARYSREHVGSDYIGWLHFQTIWNDLLATQHDMFD
- a CDS encoding LysR substrate-binding domain-containing protein translates to MRRIPNFVLLRAFEATARLKSFTRAAEELHLTQSAISHQVRELEEHVGRRLLTRRHRAVETTPEGARLQHNLARVFDVIEAACDEVSLAPAAQVLALHSAPSFAAKWLGPRLPQFMRDHPDITIRLSSGAEPIDLRRDREIDVAISYGRAIEAPELVTLAMGEERIAPMCSPSLLAPGAEPRELIRRLTLIDSQLSRIGWADWFAGNGLVLPSRARPSFDRAALALSAAVDGLGVALETTRLAERELSRGDLVVLGEDSFVPLHRATHFLSYREDERDTDKVRRFVDWLLDAARLATS
- a CDS encoding GntR family transcriptional regulator, which gives rise to MASKLLRIPTRTDYVDAVYQALADAICDGTLAPGTRITQEEIAERLAVSRSPVLQALRLLKKDGLVQDAPGRGVLIAPLDAGWLSHLYEIRGTLDSLAARLATRRGARLDAGLLARGRLASSQGEMGAMIDADMAFHFGVYAASGNPLIGETARVHWVHLRRVMGAMLQVSGQRASIWDEHAAIAEAIEAGEAERAAQLSELHTHRAHAHLVAELRAVLEVEGAAP
- a CDS encoding PDR/VanB family oxidoreductase gives rise to the protein MEIAETERVVTDAGEAASDAAAGGTMVLRVGQIRYEGRGINSYELRHPTGEALPPFEAGAHIDIHLKPALIRQYSLCNAPGERHRYLIAVLKDESGRGGSRAVHEQLRAGDLVTVSRPRNHFALAGGARKVLLLAGGIGVTPLKAMAHELESRGIDFALHYCARSREAAAFGAELEAMRRAGRLHYHFDDGPDGQRIDLPRLLAEPEPGTQLYYCGPAGFMAACAEAAAHWPKGSVHFEHFKAPELPKREAAGAGECEVRIASTGQVILLRPGQSLADALGEAGVAVPTSCCAGLCATCKLRYLEGEVEHNDFILGEDERREYLTACVSRPIGTHLVLDL